One Parafrankia irregularis DNA window includes the following coding sequences:
- a CDS encoding phosphotransferase enzyme family protein, with the protein MTAGASGDSVNGVITAELLELAGVLDDVLAEYDLGPAPTAALVNISENVTYRVDDLPGGRRWALRLHRPAYHAIDEIVAELDWVASLRADGVVATPRVVANRSGSVVTTVGLGAGVRCAVLFDWVEGESPTPGDEAALVPFFGVLGGLAGRLHNHAQSWPRPAGFRRFSWSWQTTLGPCGRWGSWQAGVVAALAERSEPVLAVLRPAVAQMERALAAYGRGPDRAGLIHADMRLANLLVARPADGWEPGLTHAAPEGVHLIDFDDCGFGWYLYDLAAALSFVEHSSALPELVEAWLAAYQLDRPLTAHDLAIVPTMVLLRRLLLVAWLGTHPHSDAVPDIAGYVRESGELARRYLAGALLPNLPRLAHR; encoded by the coding sequence GTGACGGCTGGTGCTTCCGGTGACAGCGTCAACGGTGTGATCACCGCTGAGCTCCTCGAGCTCGCCGGGGTGCTCGACGACGTCCTGGCCGAATATGATCTTGGTCCCGCCCCGACGGCGGCGCTGGTCAACATCTCGGAGAACGTGACCTACCGGGTGGATGACCTGCCCGGGGGGCGCCGGTGGGCGTTGCGTCTGCATCGGCCGGCTTACCACGCGATCGACGAGATCGTCGCCGAGCTCGACTGGGTGGCGTCGCTGCGGGCTGATGGTGTCGTGGCGACACCCCGAGTGGTGGCGAACCGGTCCGGGTCGGTCGTGACGACCGTCGGGCTGGGTGCGGGGGTGCGCTGTGCCGTGCTGTTCGACTGGGTCGAGGGCGAATCGCCGACGCCCGGGGACGAGGCGGCGCTGGTGCCGTTCTTCGGTGTCCTCGGCGGCCTCGCCGGCCGGCTGCACAACCATGCGCAGAGCTGGCCGCGGCCGGCCGGCTTCAGGCGTTTCTCGTGGTCCTGGCAGACGACGCTGGGCCCGTGCGGGCGATGGGGGAGCTGGCAGGCCGGGGTGGTGGCGGCACTCGCGGAGCGGTCCGAGCCGGTGCTCGCGGTCCTGCGCCCCGCGGTCGCCCAGATGGAGCGCGCGCTCGCCGCCTACGGGCGCGGCCCCGACCGGGCCGGGCTGATCCACGCGGACATGCGACTGGCGAACCTGCTGGTGGCACGGCCCGCCGATGGGTGGGAACCGGGCCTCACCCACGCCGCGCCCGAGGGAGTCCACCTGATCGACTTCGACGACTGCGGCTTCGGCTGGTATCTGTACGACCTCGCGGCCGCGTTGTCCTTCGTCGAGCACAGTTCGGCGCTCCCGGAGCTGGTCGAGGCCTGGCTGGCCGCCTACCAGCTCGACCGTCCGCTCACGGCCCACGACCTCGCGATCGTGCCGACGATGGTTCTGCTGCGCAGGCTGCTGCTGGTCGCCTGGCTCGGCACCCATCCACATTCCGACGCGGTTCCTGATATCGCTGGCTACGTCCGGGAGAGCGGGGAGCTGGCCCGGCGCTACCTCGCTGGGGCGTTGCTCCCGAATCTCCCTCGGCTCGCGCACCGGTAG
- a CDS encoding ATP-dependent 6-phosphofructokinase, whose translation MSEALTVDGAELEVRTLGPCRIDSPLLPLLGERPTTQHYIDEGDKVLFDDTLTMISSRKVPLDELPGFEPAGPRRKIYFDPSKTRVGIVTCGGLCPGLNNVIRGLVLELTNHYGVNRIFGFRHGYQGFIAKYGHSVVDLTPERVAHIDEDGGTILGTSRGQQDPGEIVDCLSRMNINILFVIGGDGTLRGARAIADVVTERGEKIAVVGIPKTIDNDIPYIDQSFGFQTAFAKAAESIRAASAEATSAPGGVGVVRLMGRHSGFIACYATLAKSDADVVLIPELPFTLEGERGLLTYLRRRVEKRGHAVVVVAEGAGQDLVEGLPESSDASGNRKLFDIGPELSRRITDHFAEHGTELNLKYIDPSYHIRSVPANPYDNVYTIRLAHAAVHAAMSGRTEMVVGRWRRRFIHMPIELAVSHRNQVDPAGDLWMSVLEATGQPYRFG comes from the coding sequence GTGAGCGAGGCGTTGACCGTGGACGGTGCCGAGCTGGAGGTGCGCACCCTCGGTCCCTGCCGGATCGATTCACCGCTCCTGCCGCTGCTCGGCGAGCGTCCGACGACCCAGCACTACATCGACGAGGGCGACAAGGTCCTCTTCGACGACACCCTCACGATGATCTCGTCCCGGAAGGTCCCGCTGGACGAGCTGCCGGGCTTCGAGCCGGCCGGGCCGCGCCGCAAGATCTACTTCGATCCGTCGAAGACCCGGGTGGGCATCGTCACCTGCGGTGGCCTCTGCCCGGGGCTGAACAACGTCATCCGCGGCCTGGTGCTGGAACTGACCAACCACTACGGCGTGAACCGGATCTTCGGCTTCCGTCATGGCTACCAGGGCTTCATCGCCAAGTACGGGCACAGCGTCGTCGACCTCACCCCGGAGCGGGTGGCGCACATCGACGAGGACGGCGGCACGATCCTCGGCACCTCCCGCGGCCAGCAGGACCCAGGAGAGATCGTCGACTGCCTGTCCCGGATGAACATCAACATCCTGTTCGTGATCGGCGGGGACGGGACCCTGCGCGGTGCCCGGGCGATCGCCGACGTCGTCACCGAGCGCGGTGAGAAGATCGCGGTTGTCGGCATCCCGAAGACGATCGACAACGACATCCCCTACATCGACCAGAGCTTCGGGTTCCAGACGGCCTTCGCCAAGGCCGCCGAGTCGATCCGGGCCGCGTCCGCCGAGGCGACCTCGGCACCCGGCGGCGTCGGCGTCGTCCGCCTGATGGGCCGCCATTCCGGCTTCATCGCCTGCTACGCGACCCTGGCCAAGAGCGACGCCGACGTGGTGCTGATCCCGGAGCTGCCGTTCACCCTGGAGGGGGAGCGCGGCCTGCTCACCTATCTGCGTCGCCGGGTCGAGAAGCGGGGGCACGCCGTCGTCGTCGTGGCCGAGGGCGCCGGGCAGGACCTCGTCGAGGGCCTGCCGGAGTCGTCCGACGCGTCCGGCAACCGCAAGCTCTTCGACATCGGGCCGGAGCTCTCGCGGCGGATCACCGACCACTTCGCCGAGCACGGCACCGAGCTGAACCTGAAGTACATCGACCCGAGCTACCACATCCGCAGTGTTCCGGCGAATCCGTACGACAACGTCTACACGATTCGGCTGGCGCATGCCGCGGTGCATGCGGCCATGTCCGGGCGCACCGAGATGGTGGTCGGCCGGTGGCGGCGCCGCTTCATCCACATGCCGATCGAGCTGGCGGTCAGCCACCGCAACCAGGTCGACCCGGCCGGTGATCTGTGGATGTCCGTCCTGGAGGCCACCGGCCAGCCCTACCGTTTCGGCTGA
- a CDS encoding proline dehydrogenase produces MDALTRAALAADDRILATIDRLGPAAADSAAADAATRAYLTLLDLADRAGIAEDLDICLRLPAIGWEIPHDGEKRARDNAAEICARAGAVGSTVTLATDGHTDDPASVDEVLGALGDLRRVAPTTGVTLRADLRRTPADCRELARSGARVRLRLRPGWHLVRRSAASADPTFHDQRRGFAACLGILMAGPGYPMIATQDLRLMALTTRLAVRAGRHPDSFEFQTVRGTPRREHRRLAATGYRARVYVSYRR; encoded by the coding sequence ATGGACGCGCTCACGCGCGCCGCGCTGGCGGCCGACGACCGGATTCTGGCGACCATCGACCGGCTCGGCCCGGCCGCGGCGGACAGCGCTGCCGCCGACGCCGCCACCAGGGCGTATCTGACCCTGCTCGACCTCGCCGATCGCGCGGGTATCGCCGAGGATCTCGACATCTGTCTGCGGCTTCCCGCGATCGGGTGGGAGATCCCGCACGACGGCGAGAAGAGGGCCCGTGACAACGCCGCCGAGATCTGTGCCCGGGCCGGGGCCGTCGGCTCGACCGTCACGCTGGCGACCGACGGCCACACCGATGATCCGGCTTCGGTGGACGAGGTTCTGGGAGCCCTGGGAGACCTGCGCCGTGTGGCGCCGACGACCGGGGTGACGCTGCGCGCCGACCTGCGCCGCACCCCGGCCGACTGCCGGGAGCTGGCCCGGTCGGGCGCCCGGGTGCGGCTGCGGCTGCGGCCCGGCTGGCACCTGGTCCGGCGGTCGGCGGCGTCGGCGGATCCCACATTTCATGACCAGCGCCGTGGGTTCGCGGCCTGCCTGGGGATTCTCATGGCCGGGCCGGGCTATCCGATGATCGCTACCCAGGACCTGCGGCTGATGGCGCTGACCACCCGGCTCGCCGTGCGGGCTGGGCGCCACCCGGACAGCTTCGAGTTCCAGACGGTGCGTGGCACCCCGCGCCGTGAGCACCGCCGGCTGGCCGCGACGGGATACCGAGCCCGGGTCTACGTCTCCTACCGCAGGTAG
- a CDS encoding NUDIX domain-containing protein has product MTAAAPVEISARVLFLRQDRVLLANRRGQSWFYLPGGNVDPGETVEAALRRETREQAGFEVADLEFIGCAEHVYVEKGVRYQEINVLFAADLPWGAQIGSWEFDVDLTAVTLSSLHGLDLRPASLRAVIEGWLTDRVPAWHGAAV; this is encoded by the coding sequence ATGACCGCCGCTGCCCCTGTCGAGATCAGCGCCCGGGTGCTGTTCCTCCGGCAAGATCGTGTCCTGCTGGCGAACCGCCGCGGGCAGTCCTGGTTCTACCTGCCCGGCGGGAACGTGGACCCCGGCGAGACCGTGGAGGCCGCGCTGCGGCGGGAAACCCGCGAACAGGCCGGATTCGAGGTCGCCGACCTGGAGTTCATCGGCTGCGCCGAGCATGTGTACGTCGAGAAGGGCGTGCGCTACCAGGAGATCAACGTGCTGTTCGCGGCGGACCTGCCGTGGGGCGCGCAGATCGGCAGCTGGGAGTTCGACGTCGACCTGACCGCGGTCACGCTCAGCAGCCTGCACGGGCTCGATCTGCGTCCGGCCAGTCTGCGTGCGGTGATCGAGGGCTGGCTCACCGACCGGGTGCCGGCATGGCACGGAGCGGCGGTGTAA
- a CDS encoding class I SAM-dependent DNA methyltransferase, translating to MSDTAAVDGAGGPELGPGGRPSRWASLHATGGTSGTNDHRSAAASGGLGERYERRFAELAAAGMDVHGEAALCAALVPPGGRILDAGCGTGRVAIRLAELGYACTGVDVDPSMLARARAASDSVTWVLADLVDLADLDGQFDLVVAAGNVIPLLAEGSEARVVRALAERLRPGGLLVAGFGLDAAHLPLLQAPFGLAEYDSWCAQAGLALERRLATWEGAPSTPGDGYAVSIHRRS from the coding sequence ATGAGTGACACCGCCGCCGTTGACGGCGCGGGTGGGCCCGAACTCGGTCCCGGCGGGCGGCCCAGCCGCTGGGCCAGCCTGCACGCAACGGGCGGAACCAGCGGAACGAATGACCACCGGTCCGCCGCGGCCTCCGGCGGCCTGGGCGAGCGTTATGAGCGGCGGTTCGCCGAACTGGCCGCTGCTGGGATGGATGTGCACGGCGAGGCTGCTCTCTGCGCGGCCCTGGTCCCGCCGGGCGGACGAATCCTCGACGCCGGATGCGGTACCGGGCGGGTGGCGATCCGCCTGGCCGAACTGGGCTATGCCTGCACCGGCGTCGACGTCGACCCGTCGATGCTGGCGCGGGCGCGGGCAGCCTCCGACTCCGTCACGTGGGTCCTCGCCGACCTCGTGGACCTCGCGGATCTGGATGGCCAGTTCGACCTGGTCGTCGCCGCGGGGAATGTCATACCGCTCCTGGCCGAGGGCTCCGAGGCGCGTGTGGTGCGGGCCCTCGCGGAGCGGCTGCGGCCTGGTGGTCTGCTTGTGGCCGGGTTCGGTCTGGACGCCGCGCACCTTCCACTGCTCCAGGCGCCCTTCGGGCTCGCCGAGTACGACTCGTGGTGCGCACAGGCGGGGCTGGCCCTGGAACGCCGCCTCGCCACCTGGGAAGGCGCGCCGAGCACACCGGGTGACGGCTACGCGGTCAGCATCCACCGCCGGAGCTGA
- a CDS encoding DUF6011 domain-containing protein, which yields MIVSANTVPESSVPDSRVHGIDLSAATVSTTGVSEISASCLRCGRRLTSPPSVSAGFGPGCTRHFRRTAPTLPGFTSQQLEDALELLELGGIVPLRGRRVWLTVGHRGATYRTAPTGQCTCAAGVHGKPCHHVAAVRLVVV from the coding sequence GTGATCGTTTCCGCCAACACGGTTCCCGAAAGCAGCGTTCCCGACTCCCGCGTTCACGGCATCGACCTTTCCGCAGCCACCGTTTCCACCACCGGTGTTTCCGAGATCTCGGCCTCCTGTCTGCGCTGTGGTCGCCGGCTCACCAGCCCGCCCAGCGTCTCGGCCGGGTTCGGCCCCGGCTGCACCCGGCACTTCCGCCGCACCGCACCCACTCTCCCGGGTTTCACCAGCCAGCAGCTCGAGGACGCGTTGGAGCTTCTCGAGCTCGGCGGCATCGTTCCGTTGCGGGGCCGCCGTGTCTGGCTCACCGTCGGCCATCGAGGAGCCACCTACCGCACCGCGCCCACCGGGCAGTGCACCTGCGCCGCAGGGGTCCACGGGAAGCCGTGTCACCACGTGGCGGCCGTCCGTCTCGTCGTCGTCTGA
- a CDS encoding alkaline phosphatase D family protein — protein sequence MSKLLLGPLHRYADDRHATVWVETDAPCTVEVRAEEGPRAEAPTFTIAGHHFALVTVGDLEPGRPYPYEVWLTRATPPDEAAAARDDTPPGRAVLVWPEPGSAQPPSLLRPLGGQRPVRLAFGSCRVTAPQTRPYTLSPEADPRGLGTDALHALALRLATTPPQGWPDVLLLLGDQVYADHVSPDTAERIRRRRDVGVPPGTEIADFTEYAWLYQEAWSQPEIRWLLSTIPTAMIGDDHDVRDDWNISASWRAEIRAQPWWDARITSGIMAYWVYQHLGNLDPRTLATDPTYAAVAAVPDGENVVRAFARRVDRMPDLAALADLPAGDLAGAANDAPADGAPADDIAVGACPPVPPRWSFRWDLGRTRLIVVDSRLGRVVAPDGTRAMVNDTEWSWIREQTFQQGEVDHLLLGTSVPFLLTPTIHHVEAMSERLASTRFGGRLGGLCRWFARTVTRPVERVRRTLDLEHWAAFSRSFTQMSQLLDAVAGGEHGPAPASVVVLSGDVHHAYLARVDSDRAMSPVWQAVCSPLRNPLGPGIRRIDALSRRAAFATVSGWLARLLGVRGMPVRWTVTHGPWFDSQLATLELDGRTATLLLDKTEPDGEPAGLEEILRVTLSQPLEPGQPLGTGQPKR from the coding sequence ATGAGCAAGCTCCTCCTCGGCCCGCTCCACCGCTACGCCGACGACCGTCACGCGACCGTCTGGGTGGAGACCGACGCGCCCTGCACCGTCGAGGTACGGGCCGAGGAGGGACCGCGCGCGGAGGCACCGACCTTCACCATCGCGGGCCACCATTTCGCCCTGGTCACGGTGGGCGACCTGGAACCGGGCCGGCCCTACCCCTACGAGGTCTGGCTCACCCGGGCCACCCCACCGGACGAGGCCGCCGCCGCGCGCGACGACACACCGCCCGGCCGGGCGGTCCTGGTCTGGCCCGAACCCGGCTCCGCCCAGCCACCGAGCCTGCTGCGGCCGCTCGGCGGGCAACGGCCGGTGCGGCTCGCCTTCGGCTCATGCCGGGTGACCGCCCCGCAGACGAGGCCCTACACCCTTTCCCCCGAGGCTGATCCACGCGGGCTCGGCACCGACGCGCTGCACGCGCTCGCGCTACGCCTGGCCACGACGCCACCGCAGGGCTGGCCGGACGTCCTGCTCCTGCTCGGCGACCAGGTGTACGCCGACCACGTGTCGCCGGACACCGCCGAACGGATCCGGCGCCGCCGCGACGTCGGCGTACCGCCCGGCACGGAGATCGCCGACTTCACCGAATACGCCTGGCTGTACCAGGAGGCCTGGTCACAGCCGGAGATCCGATGGCTGCTCTCCACGATCCCCACCGCCATGATCGGCGATGACCACGACGTTCGCGACGACTGGAACATCTCCGCGTCCTGGCGCGCCGAGATCCGCGCACAGCCGTGGTGGGACGCCCGGATCACCAGCGGGATCATGGCCTACTGGGTCTACCAGCACCTGGGCAACCTGGACCCGCGGACGCTGGCCACGGATCCGACGTACGCCGCGGTGGCCGCCGTACCCGACGGCGAGAACGTCGTCCGGGCCTTCGCCCGCCGCGTCGACCGGATGCCGGACCTCGCCGCCCTGGCCGACCTGCCCGCGGGCGACCTCGCCGGTGCGGCCAACGACGCCCCGGCCGACGGCGCACCGGCCGACGACATCGCCGTCGGCGCGTGCCCACCGGTGCCGCCCCGTTGGAGCTTCCGGTGGGATCTCGGGCGCACCCGGCTGATCGTCGTCGACTCCCGGCTGGGCCGGGTCGTGGCTCCCGACGGAACCCGCGCGATGGTCAACGACACGGAATGGTCCTGGATCCGCGAGCAGACGTTCCAGCAGGGCGAGGTCGACCATCTCCTGCTCGGGACGTCGGTGCCGTTCCTGCTGACACCGACCATCCATCATGTCGAGGCGATGAGTGAGCGGCTCGCGTCCACGCGGTTCGGTGGGCGGCTCGGCGGGCTCTGCCGCTGGTTCGCGCGGACTGTCACGCGCCCGGTGGAACGGGTGCGGCGAACGCTCGACCTGGAGCACTGGGCGGCGTTCAGCCGGTCCTTCACGCAGATGTCACAGCTGCTCGACGCGGTCGCCGGCGGCGAGCACGGGCCCGCACCGGCCAGCGTCGTCGTCCTGTCCGGGGATGTGCACCACGCCTATCTCGCCCGGGTCGACTCCGATCGGGCGATGTCGCCGGTGTGGCAGGCGGTGTGCTCGCCGTTGCGCAACCCGCTCGGGCCAGGGATCCGCCGCATCGACGCGCTGTCACGCCGCGCGGCGTTCGCCACCGTCTCCGGCTGGCTGGCCCGCCTCCTCGGGGTGCGGGGCATGCCGGTGCGGTGGACCGTCACCCACGGACCGTGGTTCGACAGCCAGCTCGCCACGCTGGAACTCGACGGCCGCACGGCAACCCTGCTCCTCGACAAGACCGAACCGGACGGCGAGCCGGCCGGGCTCGAGGAGATCCTTCGGGTGACGCTGAGCCAGCCGCTCGAGCCCGGCCAGCCGCTCGGGACGGGTCAGCCGAAACGGTAG
- a CDS encoding AIM24 family protein — protein MVSVNQPLGQHAAGNDGGQPFGLESGDRMLRVRLDGGEMYAKQGSMVAYRGQIDFAYKGQGVGGYLRRAVTGEGQDLMRVKGRGTAWFAESGSHISIFHLDNDRLTVNGRSLLALESGIRYKITTTSGGVGAMIAGGVFNTEVSGTGGVAVLCLGSPLVLSTDEPVCVDRDAAVAWTAGVRTRVVSSFKIGNLFGRSSGELAQIEYTGRGGFVVVQCGEIPARGAEPSG, from the coding sequence ATGGTGTCCGTGAATCAACCACTCGGGCAGCATGCGGCAGGAAATGACGGTGGGCAGCCGTTCGGCCTGGAATCGGGCGACCGGATGCTGCGGGTTCGCCTCGACGGTGGCGAGATGTACGCGAAGCAGGGGTCGATGGTCGCCTACCGCGGCCAGATCGATTTCGCCTACAAGGGCCAGGGCGTCGGCGGCTACCTCCGGCGTGCGGTGACCGGCGAGGGCCAGGACCTGATGCGGGTCAAGGGTCGTGGCACGGCCTGGTTCGCCGAGTCCGGAAGCCACATCTCGATCTTTCACCTGGACAACGACCGCCTGACCGTGAACGGCCGCAGTCTGCTTGCCCTGGAGTCCGGCATCCGCTACAAGATCACTACGACGTCGGGGGGTGTCGGCGCGATGATCGCGGGAGGCGTGTTCAACACCGAGGTTTCGGGCACCGGAGGCGTGGCGGTGCTGTGCCTGGGCAGCCCGCTGGTGCTGTCGACCGACGAGCCCGTGTGTGTCGACCGGGACGCGGCCGTCGCCTGGACTGCAGGCGTACGTACCCGGGTCGTGTCCTCCTTCAAGATCGGAAATCTGTTCGGCCGCTCGTCCGGGGAGCTTGCGCAGATCGAGTACACCGGGCGGGGTGGTTTCGTGGTGGTCCAGTGTGGTGAGATTCCGGCCCGTGGTGCCGAACCGAGCGGCTGA
- a CDS encoding tellurite resistance TerB family protein, translating into MSPPALIRLEARLLVRVGDSVLLARSPGDDWHELPGGPVPPGENTERALARALAGLAGGVVLGGPAAVGQSGGWRFLGATEHAGDALGNAAAPQVAHTLTILFAADWSDGAPVPPTWQGRDLVLVDAGLLVATRLRPLPVATAVRRWVLDEWPLWRGMASGVGDVGRLGRRLSVASLKAQLAARREELRGNAFRDAAVAMCALVTAADGRVDPAEREGLRAFVASDPVMSHFAPDELEALFDAHLTRLVSDPTQGRATALAEIAKVRNRPAEAAAVIALGEVIGRVDGEFVVSEQAVVLDAVNVLGLDPAEFAPASLPATRGD; encoded by the coding sequence ATGTCCCCGCCTGCCCTGATCCGGCTTGAGGCTCGCCTGCTTGTCCGGGTTGGTGACAGCGTCCTGCTGGCCCGCTCACCGGGTGACGACTGGCATGAGCTGCCCGGCGGCCCGGTGCCGCCGGGAGAGAACACCGAACGTGCGTTGGCCCGTGCACTGGCCGGCCTTGCCGGAGGTGTCGTCCTCGGCGGCCCGGCGGCCGTGGGGCAGTCGGGCGGCTGGCGTTTTCTCGGTGCCACCGAACACGCCGGCGACGCGCTCGGCAACGCCGCCGCCCCGCAGGTCGCGCACACCCTGACCATCCTGTTCGCCGCCGACTGGTCCGACGGGGCGCCCGTCCCGCCCACCTGGCAGGGGCGCGACCTGGTCCTGGTCGACGCGGGCCTGCTCGTCGCGACCCGACTCCGTCCGCTTCCGGTTGCCACGGCGGTGCGGCGGTGGGTGCTGGACGAGTGGCCGCTGTGGCGCGGGATGGCGTCCGGTGTCGGGGACGTCGGACGCCTCGGCCGCCGGCTGAGCGTCGCGTCGCTGAAGGCGCAGCTCGCCGCCAGGCGCGAGGAACTGCGCGGCAACGCCTTCCGCGACGCGGCCGTGGCGATGTGCGCGCTGGTGACGGCCGCCGACGGCCGGGTGGATCCGGCCGAGCGCGAGGGGCTGCGTGCCTTCGTCGCCAGCGATCCGGTGATGTCGCACTTCGCCCCGGACGAACTGGAGGCGCTGTTCGACGCCCACCTCACCCGGCTCGTCAGCGATCCGACGCAGGGTCGCGCGACCGCACTGGCCGAGATCGCGAAGGTCCGGAACCGGCCGGCCGAAGCGGCGGCGGTGATCGCGCTGGGAGAGGTCATCGGCCGGGTCGATGGTGAGTTCGTCGTCAGTGAGCAGGCAGTGGTACTGGACGCGGTGAACGTTCTCGGGCTCGATCCCGCGGAGTTCGCCCCGGCCTCGCTGCCGGCCACCCGTGGCGACTGA